A genome region from Triticum aestivum cultivar Chinese Spring chromosome 2B, IWGSC CS RefSeq v2.1, whole genome shotgun sequence includes the following:
- the LOC123046602 gene encoding secretory carrier-associated membrane protein 6, with amino-acid sequence MHHDPNPFDEGTAGDENPFSNGGGRGGKQQHGFRPTEPVGFGGGGSRGDATVDVPLGNMGDSNGKARELSSWESDLRRREADIKRREESLKNAGVPMEEKNWPPFFPIIHHDIANEIPANVQKLQYLAFASWLGIVLCLSWNFIAVIVCWIKEGDSKLFFLATIYALLGIPLSYLMWYRPLYRAMRTNSAFSFGWFFLCYLIHIGFCIIAAIAPPIVFQGKSLTGILAAIDTFSEHLIIGIFYFVGFALFCLETLLSIGVLQKVYMYFRGHK; translated from the exons ATGCATCACGACCCCAACCCCTTCGACGAGGGCACCGCCGGCGACGAGAACCCCTTCTCC AATGGAGGAGGCCGCGGCGGGAAGCAGCAGCACGGCTTCCGGCCGACCGAGCCCgtcggcttcggcggcggcggcagcaggggcGACGCCACCGTCGACGTGCCCCTCGGCAACATGGGC GACTCGAATGGCAAGGCGAGGGAGCTCTCGTCGTGGGAATCAGATCTGAGGCGGCGTGAGGCG GATATCAAAAGGAGGGAGGAGTCGCTGAAGAATG CTGGAGTGCCCATGGAGGAGAAGAATTGGCCACCTTTTTTCCCGATTATCCACCATGACATCGCCAATGAGATACCTGCCAACGTGCAGAAGTTACAGTATCTGGcgtttgcaagctggcttg gaattgtGCTCTGCCTGTCCTGGAACTTTATTGCTGTCATAGTCTGCTGGATCAAGGAGGGAG ATTCAAAGCTGTTCTTCCTTGCTACAATCTATGCTTTGCTTGGAATTCCCCTTTCTTACTTGATGTGGTATCGACCCCTCTATCGTGCAATGAG GACTAACAGTGCATTCAGTTTTGGATGGTTTTTCCTGTGTTATCTG ATCCACATTGGTTTTTGCATAATTGCTGCCATTGCTCCGCCAATTGTATTCCAAGGGAAATCATTAAC GGGCATATTGGCCGCGATCGACACTTTCTCTGAGCATTTGATAATTGGG ATCTTCTACTTCGTGGGGTTTGCACTATTTTGCTTGGAGACACTGCTGAGCATCGGGGTTCTTCAG AAAGTATACATGTACTTCCGAGGGCATAAGTGA